The genomic segment ATCCCCGGTAATCTCCCCATTTCTAGGGGCGAGCGGAAGTAGAGTCACGCGGCCATGGCCAACCGCTGTTTTGGAGTGAAGCCGCCCAAGGCCATGTGTGGGCGGTGGTGATTGTAGTGGTCCATCCACTGGGTGGCGAACAGCCTGACCTCATCCAGGTCTTCCCAGTAGTACTGCGACAGCCATTCGTAGCGCACGGTGCGATTGAAGCGCTCGACATAGGCGTTCTGTTGCGGCTTGCCGGGTTGGATGTAATCCAATCGGATCGCGTGTCTATCTGCCCAGGCCTGGATCAGCCCGCTGATGTTCTCCGGGCCGTTATCGCACCGAATGACAGCAGGGCGTCCGCGCCATTCGATGATCTGTTCCAGCGCCCGGATAATCCGGGCTGATGGCAGCGAGAAGTCGATCTCCATGCCCAGGGCTTCCCGGTTGAAGTCGTCAATGACATTGAACAACCGGAAGTTCCGGCCATCCGCCAGCTGATCATGCATGAAATCCATCGACCAGACAGCGTTGATGGCCGCAGGCACCACGAGCGGTTCCGGCCTCTCCCTTTGCAGACGTTTTTTGGGTTTGATCCGCAGGTTCAGTTCCAACTCCCGGTAAATCCGATAGACCCGTTTGTGATTCCAGCGGTAGCCCTTGACGTTGCGTAGGTACAGATAGCACAGACCAAAGCCCCAGTTGCGCTGATTGCTTGTCAGCCGCACCAGCCAGTCCGCGATCTCCTCGTTCTCGGCGCAATGCTTGGCCTCGTACCGATAGCACGTCTCGCTAATGCTGAAGATCTCGCAGGCCAGGCGAATCGATGTCTGCCTATCCTGGACCGCTTGTTTGGCCATCTCGCGCCGGCGGGATGGCCTCACCACTTTTTTGCCATCGCCTCCTTGAGGATCTCGGCCTTGAGGCGCTCCTCGGCGTACATCTTCTTGAGCCGCGCGTTCTCCAGTTCCAGCTCCTTCATGCGCGCAATCATCGACGTATCCATCCCGCCGTACTTCGCCCGCCACTTGTAGAACGTCGCCGAACTGATTCCCAGGTCACGACAGATCTCCGGCACCGCCAGCCCTGATTCCGCCCGCTTGAGCGCCTCCATGATCTGGCTATCCGTAAATTTCGACTTCTTCATGCAAAACTTCCCCTTTCGAGAAAATTCTACTTCCACCTGCCCTTAATTTACGGGGGGATTACCCCCCAAGGGGCTGCTAACGGAGTCGGCACTGGCCTGGGTGGTCACCTCGAAATACATGGATGCCTTGCCGCTCTACCGGCAGGCGGCACTCCTGAGCCGCTTCGGCGGCGACCTGTCGCGCAACACCTTGGCGGGGAGCATCGTCAAGGTCGGACAGGCGATACAGCCGATTATCAACCTGCTGCGTGACCATCTGTTTGATGCCGATCTGGTGCATGGCGACGAGACGGTGGTGCAGGTACTCAAGGAACCGGGGCGGGCGGCACAGACCCAGAGCTATCTGTGGGCGCAGGCCAGTGGCACAGGGCCGCCAATCCGGCTGTTCGGTTATGCCCCCGGAAGAGGAGGGACCCATGGAGCCAAGCTCTATGCGGGGATTAAATCTGGCGCTGCACTGATGACTGACGGGTACGAGGTCTATGGCGGCATTGCCCAGGCCAATGGCTTGACCCACCTGGGTTGCTGGGCCCATTGCCGGCGTTACTTCGTTGAGGCAGAGGCCGTCATTCCGAAGGCAGCCAGAAGTCCAGAGCAGTTGGCAACCCGGTTCATCACCGCGATCGGCGAACTT from the Denitratisoma oestradiolicum genome contains:
- a CDS encoding IS3 family transposase (programmed frameshift); translation: MKKSKFTDSQIMEALKRAESGLAVPEICRDLGISSATFYKWRAKYGGMDTSMIARMKELELENARLKKMYAEERLKAEILKEAMAKKLVRPSRRREMAKQAVQDRQTSIRLACEIFSISETCYRYEAKHCAENEEIADWLVRLTSNQRNWGFGLCYLYLRNVKGYRWNHKRVYRIYRELELNLRIKPKKRLQRERPEPLVVPAAINAVWSMDFMHDQLADGRNFRLFNVIDDFNREALGMEIDFSLPSARIIRALEQIIEWRGRPAVIRCDNGPENISGLIQAWADRHAIRLDYIQPGKPQQNAYVERFNRTVRYEWLSQYYWEDLDEVRLFATQWMDHYNHHRPHMALGGFTPKQRLAMAA